The sequence CGTGTCTGATAGAAATTGGCGAAAAAATACAGTTAATTGAGGGCCGTATCCGTCACCAAGATCTATGCTGCGAAAGTTAAATGATTCTGTTCCATCATCTTTTAGCTCGACCAAAAAAGATCTGTTAAAATCTGTAACATTTGTATCCTTCAAGGCATTGACAATGGATGAATCCAAAGAAAAATTCAAATAGACCTTGGTGCTATTTGTATCTGTTGTATCTGATGTCATTTGAGCCGTACTTATAATTGAAGATGCAATCAAATTATCGAAATTCATATGATTTGTAGTCATTTCATTGAATACAGAGTCACCCCCATCCGGGAAATAACGAAGTTGAAATTCGGGGTTATTTTCAATCGAATCCAATTCAAAGCGCAGGGATAATTGTAAACTGTCCACAACAACCAACGAATCATTATAATACGATAATGGCGTTTTTGCAGTCATGCTGGTACTATCAAATTTGATCAGGCTGTATTTAAAGTCGTATCCATCCTTTTTACCAAAGTATAAATAATTAGTTTTACCCATTTGAGGCGGCACTTGGTAAGAGACTGCTTTTATAACAGGGAAAGAAATGGTATCTAGTCTCATTGGCGTACCAATATCGTCCATGGGAATTGCCGCTTCTTCACAGGCAGAAAAAGCAACCATACCGGTCATACACAGACCGATTGTCATGTTTAGGAAAAATTTATTCATGGAAGATTTATTAAGGAGTTATACTACGAAGGATTAGGCGAAATGTTTCGTCAATACTTCATTCAGGGCGGTGGCGGTAGCATTAAAGTCCGGTGATTCTTCATCATCGAGTGAAATTGAAACCAATTTCTCTTTATGTGCTTTAATGCCGGGTAATTTCATCAATTTTGCTGTGACATCATTTTCAGGTGAATCCACTGCTACAATCAAATCTGCAAAAGGTGCAGCCGCTTCATAACAGTTTACGGTATTGCCCTTAATACTATCAGGAAGTGTAACGCCCGCTTTTTCGTAAGATTTTCGGGAAAACTCACAATATTCATCAACCGAATGAACAGTCAGGACTGTTTTAATTTTACCGTAGAAATCTTTTTTATCATAAATTTGCTGATAGATCAAGGGGACAAAAGCACTTTGCCACCCGTTGCAAATGACTACGTCAGGTTTCCAAAACAAATGGGGTAAAATTGCAATTGCTGCTTTTGAAAAATAACCATAACGTTCATCATTATCAGCAAGAATGCGGCCATTTTTAGCTTTATACAACAAGTTAGTCAGAGACTTATACCATTTGGTGTTTTCAAGGAAATAAACTTGCACTCTTGTCTTAGGTATAAAAGCACTTTTAGCGGAAGTAATAACTTCCTCTCCGTTAAACTCAAAAGAAATTTCACGGAGACGAATAACTTCACGCAGGATATATTTTCTTTCACTGACGAAACCATATTTTGGAATCATTGTTCTTACATCATGTCCAGCAATTTGTAATGCCAATGGTACGTGAACTGAATAGTTTCCCAAATGGGAGGTTTCTGCAAAAGGTGTAATCTCAGTAGTGAGATAAAAAAGTTTTAAAGACATATTTTCTCTGTATTTATTGTACGTTCAGTTGTTTGAGTGAGACCCGAGCCTTATCATAAAATTCCGAACCGGGAAAATAATCAATCAATCGTTTATATTCTTCCCGTGCTTTGTTAAGGTTACCCATGTTCCTGTGACAATGGCCCAATTTTAATTGTGCATCGTCATCTTTATCCGTTCCGGGGAATGTGAATACTTTTTCAAATTCAATGATGGCGCGTTTATAATTCTTCATAGTATAATAACATTCCGCCAACCAATATTGGCTATTATCAGCTAATTCGTTCAATGGGTCGCTCATGACTAGTCCCGCAAATCCCGTCACAGCTTTTTCAAATGCACCATTCTGATAAGCCGAAAGAGCATCAATATAAGTTTTCTTATATTCAACCGGACTTATTTTAGAACTGACCTTATCCCCAAGTTTATTATTTTTCAAGTTATACATTTCTGTAAAACTATTTGTCAGTGTTACAATTTTATTTTCAATCATAACCAATTGAGCCAGTATTTCAAAATTGACACTATCTATGTAGGCAGTTTTATCTTCAATCAATCGCATCTTATTTTGGATCGTATTGATACGATTTATCAAAAGGATGGCTACTGAATCAGTTTGCTCCTTGGCTTTCAGATTTGCTTTAAGTGCATTTTGAAGCTCAGGAAGCAACATTCGAATTTGAGTGTCGAGCGAATCTACTCTCACATTTTCTCGATCAATCTTTGCATTGAGTCGTTTTAATTCACGCTTCGTTGTTGCATCCTGTCCGGACACAATCGTAAATGTTGCGAGAAGAATTATAGTTGCTGTGAATTTGAACAATCGATACGTCATGTAATATCTGCCTGTGATTAAAGAATCAAATTAAGGCTCGGAATTTACCGCCTTTATTTGGCGTCGTCATTATCTTTTTCACTCCAAATTAATCCATTTCTTCCCTGCCAAAGTTCAAAACTAAACCAATCATCATAAAACTGGATACCAGAAATGATCCGCCATAAGAAACGAATGGAAGTGGCAGACCCTTAACAGGAATCATCCCTACTGTCATGGCACAATTGACAAAAACATGGGTCATGAAAATCGTTGCAATACCAATTAAGATAAGTCCGGCGAATCTATCTGATGCATTAATGGCTAATCGAATTATTTTTACAATAAGCCAAAGGAATAAAACCACCATTGCCAGTAAAGCAATAAAGCCCAATTCTTCTCCGATTACACTGACAATAAAATCAGATTCTTGAACCGGAAGAAACTTTAAATGAGTTTGGGTCCCTTGCCCCCAACCTTTCCCAAACAATCCACCAGAACCTAAAGCTGTTTTACTTTGAATAATCTGGTAACCTGCACCGAGCGGATCTGACTCCGGGTTAAATAAAGTGAGAACTCTATTTTGTTGAAACGGACGCAATGAGTTCCACAAAAACGGAAATATCAATCCAAGGAAAATATTGCTGAAGTAAATTCCTACCCCGTGCCACAATTGAGGACGTGACAAGAAGATGACAATGGCCATAATGGCTGCCCAAACAGAAAATACCACTACGTTAAATGCAGCAAGAATACTTAACAAAGGGGCCACTATTAAGAACAAATGATAGGGTCTTGCCCCCACCCAAAATAGCATAGGTATCACCGGTGCCATCATCACGAATGCCGTTCCTAAATCCGGTTGCCTCAGAACAATAAATGTTGGTATCAATGCAATGGTGAATGGAACAATATTTGAACCGAAGTTCCTCATTTGCAAATTATGGTCAGATAAATACCTAGCTAATGTGATGACAATTACCCACTTCGCAATTTCAGATGGCTGAAGACCAAATGGAAGTCCCATGTAGATCCACCGATAAGTACCAGCAATTTTTGGTCCGAAGAATGGAAGTATTACTGCAATAATGATTATTCCATAGAGTATAAATATATATTTATGAATAAATCGCTTAGAGGTGACCATAATTGCAATCATTAAAAGCACAGCTGGCACAAGAAAAATAAGTTGTTTCGAGAATGCATTGGGTGGCTCTTGCTCTTGTATCGCCGTAATGCTAAAAAGGGTAAGAAGTCCCACCGATAATAAAGCAATCACCCCGATAAGAATACTTAAGGGTGATTCGATTATTTTTTTTTGAAAATTAAGAAGCATTATGAATTGACCAGCTTTGTTTTATCATCTTCAAAATATTGCTTAAATATTTTACGAGCCATCGGCGCTGCTACTTCACCGCCATGACCGCCGTTCTCGATCAGAATGACAACGGAAATCATTGCTCCATCTTTTTCGCCGAAGGCTATAAACCAGGCGTGGGGTTCGCCATGAGGATTCTCAGCTGTACCAGTTTTTCCAGAAATTTTTAATCCGGGGATTTTAGGATCTGACCTACGACCTGTTCCTTTCGGATCCGAAATAACTTTTCGCATATATTTTTGTATAAGATTCCACGATTGATTCCTGACTATTGGTTTTACAATAAAATCATCTTTAGCCTGAACCATATAAAGTGGATGGGTATTCCCTTTTGTTGCCAAAATATTTGTATAAGCAGCCATTTGAAGTGGTGTAACTAGGATTTCACCTTGTCCGATTGAAATATTTAACATTGCGCCCTGTGACCAACCCCATCGCCCATAGAGACGATTCATAAAGGCTCGGTCTGGCATTCGTCCTTTCATTTCTGCAGGAAGATCAATATTAGTTTCATAACCAAACCCGAACTGTTTAGCGAACTCTGCTAATTCATTTAATTTTATCTTTTGAATTGCTTGGTAAAAGAATACATCACATGACTGGACAATTGCCTGTTCAAGATCAATCTTTCCATGTCCAAATTCACTCCAGCATCCAAAAGTTCGATCATAAAACTCATAGGAACCAGTACAGAAAACTTCCGTCTGGGGTGAAATAAGGTTTTTCTCTAGCAACGCCAAAGCAACAACCATTTTAAATATTGATGCTGGAGGATAGGTACCATTCGCAACACGATTCAATAAAGGACGATTTGGGTCCGAAATCACTTCTTGCCAATCTGAGTTCGAAATTAAACCGGTGAAAAGATCAGGCTTATAATCAGGTGCACTTACATAGGCAAGAATACCACCCGTTCTTGGATCAGAAACTATTCCAACACCCTTCTTACCTCTAAATTCCTTTTCAATTAGTTGCTGTAAGGATACATCAAGAGTTGTGGAAATATTGTTCCCAGGAGAGGATAAAATATTTTCTTCACCTTCAAGTTTTCCCGCTTCACGACCATATGCATCCACCTGAAAATATTCCACACCCTTATCACCCTTGAGCGTAGTTTCATACTCTTGTTCAAGTCCTGACCATCCAACAAGATCGCCAGACTCATAATCACCATTTGACACCATTTTCTGAATCATTTCCTGATCCATTTCTTTTAAATATCCTAAAACGTGGGATGCACGAATTTTGGGGTTATATATTCGTTCTGGGAATTGTTTATACATAATGCCGCTTAAATCATTTTTAGCTTCTTCTAATCGGCTTAATTGTTCAATCGTCAAATCTTTTACAAGACGCGTTGGCAAGAATCGGTTCCGATAATAATTCTTATAATTCTTTTTTAATATTGAGGTATCAATTCCAATGCTGTGGCTGATTACTTTATAATTTTTTTGTTTATCCCTGATTTCTGCACCAATTCCATAAAGAATATAAGTGGGATAATTATCTACAATGATTTCACCATGGCGATCAAGAATTAGTCCCCGCGATGCTGGCAAAGAGATGGCGCGAATTCGATTACTGTCTGCCCGTTTATTGTAAAACTCAAAATCTAAAATTTGTAATTGAAAAAATCGAAAGGCCAATACAGAATGAAGAATAATGACAAAAGTTATCATGACCCAAAATTTAGACTTGGAAACTGAATTAGGTGTTTTCAGCAATGGAAGCTTCTCTAACAGGAAAAAAGAATTGGACTATCAAGAAAAACATCATTGTATAGGAAAAAGACATGAGCCATTTTGTCCAGAACAGAATAATATCAGATTCATAAACGGATTGAAATCGAACATAAGAAATCAAAAGAAAGTGTATGGCTATAATTACGACCCAAGTAGCATGAAAGATATATGGTAATAATCGTTCATACTTTCCATTTAAATAACCGGTTAAGTAGGCCGTTATAGACAATGATAATGGTGCGAGACCAAACAAGGAACCCACGCCTGTCAAATCAGAAAGAACGCCTAGAGTGAAGCCAATAATGACGCCAGGAGTTTTACCATAAACCAAACTGATATAAAAAACATATATAACCAAAAAGTCAGGACGAATCATATTTAGGGATAAAAAATCGACCAAAAAAAATTGGATAAAGAATACACCAATTGTCGGAAGAATAACTTTAATCCACTTCATTTATTTCTTCAATCACAAGGAATACATTTAATAGTGCACCCAATTTAGGCTGAATCCTAACTTTTGCTATTTTTTGAAAACTCCCCCGCTCGTCTATTACTTCTACAACTTCGCCTACGGGAAGATTTTTTGGATAAATTTGGCTGAAACCCGAAGTAACCACTTTATCGCCAATTGAAATTTTTGCGTTTTTTTGTAATTCCCGGATTTCACAAATATCATTGGCAATATATCGAAGAATACCAGTATTTCCTGATGGCATAGTGCGTACAGATAAGCGATAATTAATATCATTTATAATTTGGACTATTGTTGATTCTTTTCCAACAACAACTGTTTTACCAATCACGCCGCCTGGTACTAAAACTGGTTGATTTACTAATACACCATGATTTGATCCAATATCAAGAGTGATTGACGATAAATTTGATGATGCGCCCATATTCACCACTTTTGCCGCCATCAGTTTCAGTTGACTTTCGCGCTTAAATCTTAGGAGATATCGCAAAGAAACATTTTCTTTCTCAGCGTTTAATAAAGACTCCAATTCAAGCGTTAATTGAATATTTTTTTCGCGAAGGAATTGAGTCTCCTCTTGGAGTTGCGTCATGCTTTTCACCCATGAAAAAGGGCCGGAAATAAAAGAAAAATAGTCACTAAATTTTCCCCG is a genomic window of Candidatus Neomarinimicrobiota bacterium containing:
- the mrdA gene encoding penicillin-binding protein 2, with protein sequence MITFVIILHSVLAFRFFQLQILDFEFYNKRADSNRIRAISLPASRGLILDRHGEIIVDNYPTYILYGIGAEIRDKQKNYKVISHSIGIDTSILKKNYKNYYRNRFLPTRLVKDLTIEQLSRLEEAKNDLSGIMYKQFPERIYNPKIRASHVLGYLKEMDQEMIQKMVSNGDYESGDLVGWSGLEQEYETTLKGDKGVEYFQVDAYGREAGKLEGEENILSSPGNNISTTLDVSLQQLIEKEFRGKKGVGIVSDPRTGGILAYVSAPDYKPDLFTGLISNSDWQEVISDPNRPLLNRVANGTYPPASIFKMVVALALLEKNLISPQTEVFCTGSYEFYDRTFGCWSEFGHGKIDLEQAIVQSCDVFFYQAIQKIKLNELAEFAKQFGFGYETNIDLPAEMKGRMPDRAFMNRLYGRWGWSQGAMLNISIGQGEILVTPLQMAAYTNILATKGNTHPLYMVQAKDDFIVKPIVRNQSWNLIQKYMRKVISDPKGTGRRSDPKIPGLKISGKTGTAENPHGEPHAWFIAFGEKDGAMISVVILIENGGHGGEVAAPMARKIFKQYFEDDKTKLVNS
- a CDS encoding rod shape-determining protein MreC; this encodes MTQLQEETQFLREKNIQLTLELESLLNAEKENVSLRYLLRFKRESQLKLMAAKVVNMGASSNLSSITLDIGSNHGVLVNQPVLVPGGVIGKTVVVGKESTIVQIINDINYRLSVRTMPSGNTGILRYIANDICEIRELQKNAKISIGDKVVTSGFSQIYPKNLPVGEVVEVIDERGSFQKIAKVRIQPKLGALLNVFLVIEEINEVD
- a CDS encoding tetratricopeptide repeat protein; this translates as MTYRLFKFTATIILLATFTIVSGQDATTKRELKRLNAKIDRENVRVDSLDTQIRMLLPELQNALKANLKAKEQTDSVAILLINRINTIQNKMRLIEDKTAYIDSVNFEILAQLVMIENKIVTLTNSFTEMYNLKNNKLGDKVSSKISPVEYKKTYIDALSAYQNGAFEKAVTGFAGLVMSDPLNELADNSQYWLAECYYTMKNYKRAIIEFEKVFTFPGTDKDDDAQLKLGHCHRNMGNLNKAREEYKRLIDYFPGSEFYDKARVSLKQLNVQ
- the mreD gene encoding rod shape-determining protein MreD, which produces MKWIKVILPTIGVFFIQFFLVDFLSLNMIRPDFLVIYVFYISLVYGKTPGVIIGFTLGVLSDLTGVGSLFGLAPLSLSITAYLTGYLNGKYERLLPYIFHATWVVIIAIHFLLISYVRFQSVYESDIILFWTKWLMSFSYTMMFFLIVQFFFPVREASIAENT
- a CDS encoding glycogen/starch synthase, producing the protein MSLKLFYLTTEITPFAETSHLGNYSVHVPLALQIAGHDVRTMIPKYGFVSERKYILREVIRLREISFEFNGEEVITSAKSAFIPKTRVQVYFLENTKWYKSLTNLLYKAKNGRILADNDERYGYFSKAAIAILPHLFWKPDVVICNGWQSAFVPLIYQQIYDKKDFYGKIKTVLTVHSVDEYCEFSRKSYEKAGVTLPDSIKGNTVNCYEAAAPFADLIVAVDSPENDVTAKLMKLPGIKAHKEKLVSISLDDEESPDFNATATALNEVLTKHFA
- a CDS encoding rod shape-determining protein RodA; the encoded protein is MLLNFQKKIIESPLSILIGVIALLSVGLLTLFSITAIQEQEPPNAFSKQLIFLVPAVLLMIAIMVTSKRFIHKYIFILYGIIIIAVILPFFGPKIAGTYRWIYMGLPFGLQPSEIAKWVIVITLARYLSDHNLQMRNFGSNIVPFTIALIPTFIVLRQPDLGTAFVMMAPVIPMLFWVGARPYHLFLIVAPLLSILAAFNVVVFSVWAAIMAIVIFLSRPQLWHGVGIYFSNIFLGLIFPFLWNSLRPFQQNRVLTLFNPESDPLGAGYQIIQSKTALGSGGLFGKGWGQGTQTHLKFLPVQESDFIVSVIGEELGFIALLAMVVLFLWLIVKIIRLAINASDRFAGLILIGIATIFMTHVFVNCAMTVGMIPVKGLPLPFVSYGGSFLVSSFMMIGLVLNFGREEMD